The Microbacter sp. GSS18 genome has a segment encoding these proteins:
- a CDS encoding type I restriction endonuclease subunit R, whose amino-acid sequence MTGLSEADWEHDALETLAEPLGWQPSRGEDIAPGSGQRDTWDDLLIRPRLLDALRRLNPGVPGEYLQQVVAQIASPTSQDAITENHRVHQYLVGGYPLSYIDSDGVEQNPRLRLLGTQPHENDWLAVNQLTLRQGDLHRRFDVVLFVNGMPLVVVELKRAGSASAGVAEAHRQLQTYLREFPMVFRFCVLTLASDGIAAKYGTPFTPLNHFAPWNVDDDGAPLNQPRLENGMSVEPLDDALNGLFNQERFLQLVRSFTAFDGNSDGLTKRIAKPHQYFAVTKAVGSTVQAVETNGKAGVVWHTQGSGKSMEMELYANLVSRHPKLKNPTVIVVTDRTELDGQLFQTFDQSLLLAERPVQVRERAQLRDELSNRVTGGIYFTTLQKFGLTDAEKQSGTQHPLLTDRRNVIVVVDEAHRSHYDDLDGYARHLRDALPNATLIAFTGTPISFAERDTRAVFGDYIDIYDLTRAVDDGATVPVYFEPRLIKVSFADGASEEDIDRAADEYTLGLDDTERARLEASVAVVNAVYGAPERIETLAEDLVRHWEERRERMKPFLESPGKALIVGGTREICARLYTAIVALRPHWHSDALDSGRIKVVYSGSASDQPPVSDHVRRDSENKAIKARLKDASDELELVIVKDMMLTGFDAPPLHTLYLDRPLKGALLMQTLARVNRTFRGKKDGLLVAYAPLADNLAKALSEYTVSDQEHKPIGRDVDEAVAIATELVAQIRDLLAECDWRAVAREGGSRAWRTAATMATNYLRDPQNPLNAEDLGSERLSAQYRLATGQLARAWALASGREGLAELHDEIAFYEEVRVWMAKFDAAERQSRDEPIPEEISRLLGTLVADSIAPGDVVDIYDAAGLPRLALDDLGPEFLAKAQAAPNAHLAIEALRKSLTDAGAAATRGNLVRQRAFSERIAEIMNRYTNQQLTSAEVIAELVELAKDVAAEANRGATFTPPLSSDELAFYDAVATNESAIDVQGEDVLAQIARELVAVMRRDVRTDWTVRDDVRAKLRSSIKRLLVKYKYPPDKQLDAIKLVMDQMESMAPRYADDRRV is encoded by the coding sequence ATGACAGGGCTGTCCGAGGCCGACTGGGAGCATGATGCTCTCGAAACGCTCGCCGAGCCGCTCGGCTGGCAGCCGTCCAGGGGCGAGGACATCGCACCCGGGAGTGGACAGCGCGACACGTGGGATGACCTGCTCATTCGTCCCCGGCTCCTTGACGCGCTGCGTCGCCTGAACCCTGGCGTCCCGGGCGAGTATCTGCAGCAGGTCGTCGCTCAGATCGCTTCGCCGACCTCGCAGGATGCGATCACCGAGAACCACCGCGTCCATCAGTACCTGGTCGGTGGGTATCCGCTGAGCTACATCGACTCCGACGGGGTTGAGCAGAACCCGCGGCTGCGCCTGCTCGGAACGCAGCCGCACGAGAACGATTGGCTCGCCGTTAACCAGCTGACGCTGCGCCAGGGCGACCTGCATCGCCGGTTCGACGTCGTGCTGTTCGTCAACGGGATGCCTCTGGTCGTCGTCGAGCTGAAGCGTGCCGGCTCGGCATCGGCCGGCGTTGCTGAAGCGCATCGGCAGTTGCAGACGTATCTGCGCGAGTTCCCGATGGTGTTCCGGTTCTGTGTGCTGACCCTCGCCAGCGATGGGATCGCAGCCAAGTACGGCACCCCATTCACCCCGCTGAATCACTTCGCGCCCTGGAACGTCGACGACGACGGTGCACCGCTGAATCAGCCGCGGCTCGAGAACGGGATGTCGGTCGAGCCGCTCGATGACGCGCTCAATGGCCTGTTCAACCAGGAGCGGTTCCTGCAGCTCGTGCGCAGCTTCACGGCGTTCGACGGGAACTCCGACGGGCTGACCAAGCGCATCGCGAAGCCGCACCAGTACTTCGCGGTGACGAAGGCGGTCGGCTCGACGGTGCAGGCGGTCGAGACGAACGGCAAGGCCGGCGTGGTGTGGCACACGCAAGGGTCGGGCAAGTCGATGGAGATGGAGCTGTACGCGAACCTCGTGTCGCGGCATCCGAAACTCAAGAATCCGACCGTGATTGTCGTCACCGACCGCACCGAGCTCGACGGGCAGCTGTTCCAGACGTTCGATCAGAGCCTGCTGCTGGCCGAGAGGCCGGTGCAGGTGCGCGAGCGCGCGCAGCTGCGTGACGAGCTGAGCAACCGGGTCACGGGCGGGATCTACTTCACGACGTTGCAGAAGTTCGGGCTGACGGATGCTGAGAAGCAGTCGGGCACGCAGCATCCGCTCCTCACCGACCGGCGCAACGTGATCGTCGTCGTCGACGAAGCGCACCGCAGCCACTACGACGACCTCGACGGGTACGCCCGGCACCTGCGGGACGCGTTGCCGAACGCGACGCTCATCGCGTTCACCGGCACCCCGATCTCGTTCGCCGAGCGCGACACCCGTGCGGTGTTCGGCGACTACATCGACATCTACGACCTCACCCGTGCTGTGGATGACGGGGCGACGGTCCCGGTGTACTTCGAGCCGCGGCTCATCAAGGTGTCGTTCGCCGACGGTGCGAGCGAAGAGGACATCGACCGCGCCGCCGACGAGTACACGCTCGGGCTCGATGACACCGAGCGGGCGAGGCTCGAGGCATCCGTTGCCGTCGTCAACGCCGTGTACGGGGCGCCGGAGCGCATTGAGACGCTCGCCGAGGACCTGGTGCGGCACTGGGAGGAGCGGCGTGAGCGGATGAAGCCGTTCCTCGAGTCGCCCGGCAAGGCGCTCATCGTGGGCGGCACGCGCGAGATCTGCGCACGGCTCTACACCGCGATCGTCGCGCTGCGACCGCACTGGCACTCGGATGCCCTGGACTCGGGTCGCATCAAGGTCGTGTACTCGGGGTCTGCGTCGGATCAGCCGCCGGTGAGCGACCACGTGCGGCGCGACTCCGAGAACAAGGCGATCAAGGCGCGCCTGAAGGATGCTTCGGACGAACTCGAACTGGTCATCGTGAAGGACATGATGCTCACGGGGTTCGACGCCCCGCCGCTGCATACTCTCTACCTCGACCGACCACTCAAGGGTGCGTTGCTGATGCAGACCCTCGCCCGCGTGAACCGCACGTTCCGCGGCAAGAAGGACGGCCTGCTCGTCGCATACGCCCCGCTGGCCGACAACCTCGCCAAGGCACTATCGGAGTACACGGTCTCGGATCAGGAGCACAAGCCGATCGGACGCGACGTCGACGAGGCGGTGGCGATCGCGACCGAGCTGGTGGCGCAGATCCGGGATCTGCTCGCCGAGTGCGACTGGCGTGCCGTCGCGCGCGAGGGCGGCTCGCGCGCATGGCGAACCGCGGCGACCATGGCGACGAACTACCTGCGCGACCCGCAGAACCCGCTCAACGCCGAGGACCTCGGCTCGGAGCGGCTGTCGGCCCAGTATCGACTCGCGACCGGGCAGCTGGCGCGTGCGTGGGCGCTCGCATCCGGACGCGAAGGGCTCGCCGAACTGCACGACGAGATCGCCTTCTACGAAGAGGTCCGCGTGTGGATGGCGAAGTTCGACGCCGCCGAGCGGCAGTCGCGCGACGAACCGATCCCGGAGGAGATCTCGCGCCTGCTCGGAACACTCGTGGCCGACTCGATCGCACCAGGAGACGTCGTCGACATCTACGACGCCGCCGGCCTGCCCCGACTCGCTCTCGACGACCTCGGGCCCGAGTTCCTCGCGAAGGCCCAGGCAGCGCCGAACGCTCACCTCGCGATCGAGGCGCTGCGCAAGTCACTGACGGATGCCGGCGCGGCCGCGACCCGCGGCAACCTCGTCCGCCAGCGCGCGTTCTCGGAACGGATCGCCGAGATCATGAACCGCTACACGAACCAGCAGCTCACCTCCGCCGAGGTCATCGCCGAGCTTGTGGAGTTGGCGAAGGATGTCGCGGCCGAGGCCAACCGAGGGGCGACGTTCACGCCCCCGCTCTCCAGCGACGAACTCGCGTTCTACGACGCCGTCGCCACCAACGAATCCGCGATCGACGTGCAGGGTGAGGACGTTCTCGCGCAGATCGCGCGGGAACTCGTCGCCGTCATGCGCCGCGACGTGCGCACCGACTGGACCGTGCGCGACGACGTCCGCGCGAAGCTGCGGTCATCGATCAAGCGACTCCTGGTGAAGTACAAGTACCCACCGGACAAGCAACTCGACGCGATCAAGCTCGTCATGGACCAGATGGAGTCGATGGCTCCGCGGTATGCGGACGATCGGAGAGTCTGA
- a CDS encoding 50S ribosome-binding GTPase — protein sequence MVSNEAEARAEGESAKDIPESTAAAPEFDERPFLEASSEAKSRYGRFNLAVIGGSGVGKSSLVNAVFGRDWAKVGKGLPVTRGVQYFNDDSLGIWDVEGFEIGSKLAPREQLRAHLKTISEHPADRQIAVVWYCVKSNDDRLTPADIEMIRELDAEGLPVILVLTKVDTGISVIPGKRSIPKGVQEFVDWLENPVDETDQPIDIPYQRVILTAARDKHGKDSGYGLGELVTETLSLAPEDEKDAFRIAQRLNLPWKREMARTVVGAASAAAAGAAAVPVPVADAAILAPIQLGMMGRIAIIYDLEIKSMLSAGALAQVGVQLAGRALASSLLKLIPGAGSVINAGVAAALTGATGEGWTRLCEQVHTGKLDLDAVNDSWGDFVPGFLDVIRKMAEQKIAKG from the coding sequence ATGGTGTCAAACGAGGCCGAAGCTCGAGCCGAAGGCGAATCCGCGAAGGACATCCCCGAGTCCACCGCAGCCGCGCCGGAGTTCGACGAGCGCCCATTCCTCGAGGCGAGCTCCGAGGCCAAGTCCCGCTACGGCCGGTTCAACCTCGCAGTCATCGGTGGTTCGGGCGTGGGAAAGTCGTCCCTCGTCAACGCCGTGTTCGGGCGTGACTGGGCGAAGGTCGGCAAAGGCCTGCCAGTGACCCGCGGCGTCCAGTACTTCAACGACGACTCCCTTGGTATCTGGGACGTGGAGGGATTCGAGATCGGGTCGAAGCTTGCGCCGCGTGAGCAGCTGAGGGCTCACCTCAAGACGATCTCAGAACACCCCGCTGATCGACAGATCGCGGTCGTCTGGTATTGCGTGAAGTCCAACGACGACCGGCTCACCCCGGCGGACATCGAGATGATCCGCGAACTCGACGCCGAGGGTCTACCCGTCATCCTGGTCCTGACCAAGGTCGACACCGGAATCAGCGTCATCCCCGGCAAGCGCTCGATCCCGAAGGGGGTCCAGGAGTTCGTCGACTGGCTCGAGAACCCTGTCGACGAGACCGACCAGCCGATCGACATCCCGTACCAGCGAGTGATCCTGACGGCGGCCCGCGACAAGCACGGAAAGGACTCGGGATATGGGCTCGGTGAGCTCGTCACCGAGACTCTCTCGCTCGCGCCCGAAGACGAGAAGGATGCGTTTCGCATCGCCCAGCGACTCAACCTCCCCTGGAAGCGCGAAATGGCTCGCACGGTTGTCGGAGCAGCTTCGGCTGCAGCTGCCGGAGCAGCCGCGGTTCCCGTTCCCGTCGCAGATGCCGCAATTCTGGCGCCGATCCAACTCGGAATGATGGGTCGCATCGCGATCATCTACGACCTCGAGATCAAGAGCATGCTCTCGGCCGGCGCCCTCGCGCAGGTCGGCGTGCAACTCGCGGGCAGGGCGCTCGCCAGCAGTTTGCTCAAGCTGATTCCCGGCGCAGGGAGCGTCATCAACGCCGGCGTTGCGGCAGCGCTCACCGGCGCGACGGGTGAGGGTTGGACGCGCCTGTGCGAGCAGGTGCACACGGGCAAGCTCGACCTCGATGCAGTGAACGATTCGTGGGGTGACTTCGTCCCTGGGTTCCTCGACGTCATCCGCAAGATGGCAGAGCAGAAGATCGCGAAGGGTTGA
- a CDS encoding restriction endonuclease subunit S yields the protein MIPWSASTLGDIAAETATGPFGSAVSSKHFVNDGVPMLRGSNLSDDIGKRIDTADLVFLPESIVEQFPRAVARAGDLVFTCWGTIGQIGLLDGREAYDRFLVSNKQMRLRPDPQQVDPTFLYYYLSQPWMVDLVRGQAIGSSVPGFNLGQLRSLPIRFPALPAQQAIAEVLGALDDKIAANTALAATIDSYLAGLLDELASGNGTTKLGSIADVNKRSVKPIADGSLRYVDIASVTVGSFDYPERSEWADAPGRARRGLSLGDTMWSTVRPNRRSHALNLEDDPMLVASTGLAILSPRDVGFAFLYEATKRPEFAAYLENVAEGSAYPAVRADRFLDAPVPDIPAEGLASFEAQAAPLRELVASQARENRALAATRDALLPQLMSGRIRVREAHRIASEVNS from the coding sequence ATGATCCCGTGGAGCGCCAGCACACTTGGTGACATAGCGGCGGAGACCGCCACCGGCCCTTTTGGATCGGCCGTGTCATCAAAGCACTTCGTGAACGATGGGGTGCCGATGCTGCGCGGATCGAATCTCAGCGACGATATCGGCAAGCGGATCGACACTGCGGATCTCGTCTTTCTGCCTGAGTCGATCGTCGAGCAGTTTCCGCGTGCTGTTGCACGCGCGGGAGACCTCGTGTTCACCTGCTGGGGAACGATCGGTCAAATTGGCCTGCTCGACGGGCGCGAGGCCTATGATCGATTCCTCGTTTCCAACAAGCAGATGCGGCTACGTCCTGACCCGCAACAGGTCGATCCCACGTTCCTGTACTACTACCTCTCACAGCCGTGGATGGTTGATCTTGTTCGCGGCCAGGCGATCGGTAGCTCTGTTCCCGGCTTCAATCTCGGCCAGCTGCGTTCCTTGCCGATCCGATTCCCGGCACTTCCCGCGCAGCAGGCGATCGCCGAGGTGCTGGGCGCCCTCGACGACAAGATCGCCGCCAACACTGCCCTCGCTGCAACCATCGATTCGTACCTCGCGGGTCTCCTCGATGAACTGGCGAGCGGCAACGGGACAACGAAGCTCGGCTCGATCGCGGACGTCAATAAGCGCTCAGTCAAGCCAATCGCAGACGGGAGCCTGCGATACGTCGACATCGCGTCGGTCACGGTGGGCTCCTTTGACTATCCCGAGCGCAGTGAATGGGCGGATGCTCCGGGAAGGGCCCGGCGCGGACTGTCCCTGGGCGACACGATGTGGTCGACCGTCCGGCCCAACCGGCGGTCCCACGCCCTGAACCTTGAGGACGACCCAATGCTCGTTGCTTCGACCGGCCTCGCGATTCTGTCGCCACGCGACGTCGGATTTGCCTTCCTCTACGAGGCAACGAAGCGCCCTGAGTTCGCCGCCTACCTGGAGAACGTTGCCGAGGGAAGCGCCTACCCTGCGGTTCGCGCGGACCGGTTCCTCGACGCACCGGTTCCCGACATTCCGGCTGAGGGGCTCGCCTCCTTTGAGGCTCAGGCAGCCCCTCTCCGCGAGCTTGTCGCTTCGCAGGCCCGGGAGAACCGCGCCCTGGCCGCAACCCGGGATGCGCTCCTCCCGCAGCTGATGTCTGGCAGGATCCGCGTGCGCGAGGCGCATCGCATCGCGTCGGAGGTGAACAGTTGA
- a CDS encoding class I SAM-dependent DNA methyltransferase, translating into MPRTPKAAPQAPSTMKELKDTLWKAADKLRGSMDASQYKDVILGLVFLKYVSDAFDERRAGIRAELTADGYDDDQIADLIDDTDEYTGRGVFWVPANARWGFLAENAKGAQVDGVEKSIGLLIDEAMDAVMQANPQLSGTLPRIFNRDNVDQRRLGELMDLLNSARFAAQGQGGSDGRRARDLLGEVYEYFLEKFAAAEGKRGGEFYTPAGVVRVLVELLQPTHGRVYDPCCGSGGMFVQAEKFIDAHHGEGSDISVYGQELNERTWRMAKMNLAIHGLSGNLGPRWGDTFARDLHPDLQADFVMANPPFNIKDWARTEDDPRWRFGVPPTGNANYAWIQHILSKLAPGGQAGVVMANGSMSSNSGGEGQIRAEIVEADLVSCMVALPTQLFRSTGIPVCVWFFAKDKGKRAGEVLFIDARGLGHMVDRAERALSDEDIAKIAGTFHAWRGVESDAASDGYADVPGFCYSAMHAEIKAADYALTPGRYVGAAEAEDDGEPIEEKLARLRADLEAQLSESARLADVVRNQLARVS; encoded by the coding sequence ATGCCCCGCACACCGAAAGCCGCCCCGCAGGCGCCGTCGACCATGAAGGAGCTGAAGGACACGCTCTGGAAGGCCGCCGACAAGCTGCGCGGATCGATGGACGCCTCGCAGTACAAGGACGTCATCCTCGGGCTCGTCTTCCTCAAGTACGTGTCGGATGCCTTCGACGAGCGCCGCGCGGGCATCCGCGCCGAGCTCACCGCCGACGGGTACGACGACGACCAAATCGCCGACCTCATCGACGACACCGACGAGTACACCGGCCGCGGAGTGTTCTGGGTGCCCGCGAACGCGCGGTGGGGCTTTCTCGCCGAGAATGCGAAGGGCGCGCAGGTCGACGGCGTCGAGAAGTCGATCGGCCTGCTGATCGACGAGGCGATGGATGCCGTCATGCAGGCCAACCCGCAGCTCTCGGGCACGCTCCCGCGGATCTTCAACCGCGACAACGTCGACCAGCGGCGCCTTGGCGAACTCATGGACCTGCTCAACTCGGCACGGTTCGCCGCCCAGGGGCAGGGCGGATCGGACGGACGCCGCGCGCGGGATCTGCTCGGTGAGGTGTACGAGTACTTCCTCGAGAAGTTCGCCGCCGCCGAAGGCAAGCGGGGCGGCGAGTTCTACACGCCCGCCGGCGTCGTGCGGGTGCTCGTCGAACTGCTGCAGCCTACCCACGGGCGCGTCTACGACCCCTGCTGCGGATCGGGCGGAATGTTCGTCCAGGCCGAGAAGTTCATCGACGCCCACCACGGCGAGGGCAGCGACATCTCGGTGTACGGGCAGGAACTCAACGAGCGCACCTGGCGCATGGCAAAGATGAACCTCGCCATCCACGGACTCTCGGGCAACCTCGGACCGCGCTGGGGCGACACCTTCGCACGCGACCTTCACCCCGACCTGCAGGCCGACTTCGTCATGGCCAACCCGCCCTTCAACATCAAGGACTGGGCCCGCACCGAAGACGACCCGCGCTGGCGATTCGGCGTCCCGCCCACCGGCAACGCGAACTACGCCTGGATCCAGCACATCCTCTCCAAGCTCGCCCCCGGCGGGCAGGCCGGCGTCGTCATGGCCAACGGCTCGATGTCATCGAACTCCGGCGGGGAGGGGCAGATCCGCGCCGAGATCGTGGAAGCCGACCTCGTGTCGTGCATGGTCGCCCTGCCGACCCAGCTGTTCCGCTCGACCGGCATCCCGGTGTGCGTGTGGTTCTTCGCGAAGGACAAGGGGAAGCGTGCGGGCGAGGTGCTGTTCATCGACGCCCGCGGACTCGGGCACATGGTTGACCGCGCCGAGCGCGCGCTGAGCGATGAGGACATCGCGAAGATCGCGGGCACGTTCCACGCGTGGCGAGGAGTTGAGTCGGATGCTGCGTCCGACGGGTACGCCGATGTTCCGGGGTTCTGCTACTCGGCGATGCACGCCGAGATCAAGGCTGCGGACTACGCGCTGACGCCTGGGCGGTACGTCGGCGCCGCCGAAGCGGAGGACGACGGCGAGCCGATCGAAGAGAAGCTCGCGCGGTTGCGGGCCGACCTCGAGGCGCAGTTGTCCGAGTCGGCACGCCTAGCCGATGTCGTTCGCAACCAGCTCGCGAGAGTCTCATGA
- a CDS encoding NINE protein, which produces MSNPSTPAPPAMPAAPVPGAQFPQPPAKSFIATWLFAWLLGVFGVDRFYLGKVGTGILKLVTFGGLGIWILVDLIMVLVGATRDKLGRPLEGYDKHRVIAWIVTGVVIILGIAVGAVSGGSGGNDAADVPAVEQSDATTDESKQPAEPTEEAPAEEPAVTAASWANEEWGEFAPVEQSGTGDTLITLPDGATGGIVTATHNGERNFAISVLDASNETTGELLVNTIGSYSGTTAWGINAFGEGARLQVTADGAWTITISPMGSAPTAAESGTGDAVFLYDGGAAALTATHDGERNFAILEETSEAFNMGLLVNEIGTYSGTVPLSAGPSVVTVTADGNWTLVIE; this is translated from the coding sequence GTGAGCAATCCCTCAACCCCGGCACCGCCGGCCATGCCCGCAGCACCCGTGCCCGGCGCGCAGTTCCCGCAGCCGCCCGCGAAGTCGTTCATCGCGACCTGGCTGTTCGCCTGGCTGCTCGGCGTCTTCGGCGTCGACCGGTTCTACCTCGGCAAGGTCGGCACCGGCATCCTCAAGCTCGTCACCTTCGGCGGCCTCGGCATCTGGATCCTCGTCGACCTGATCATGGTGCTCGTCGGCGCCACCCGCGACAAGCTCGGCCGCCCCCTCGAGGGCTACGACAAGCACCGCGTCATCGCGTGGATCGTCACCGGCGTCGTGATCATCCTCGGCATCGCGGTGGGCGCAGTCAGCGGCGGAAGCGGTGGGAACGACGCCGCCGACGTACCCGCCGTGGAACAGAGCGACGCCACCACCGATGAATCGAAGCAGCCCGCTGAGCCGACAGAGGAGGCACCCGCCGAGGAACCCGCGGTCACGGCGGCGAGCTGGGCGAACGAGGAGTGGGGCGAGTTCGCGCCCGTCGAGCAGTCCGGCACGGGTGACACCCTCATCACCCTCCCCGATGGAGCGACCGGCGGGATCGTGACCGCGACCCACAACGGCGAGCGTAACTTCGCGATCTCGGTCCTCGACGCCTCGAACGAGACGACCGGCGAACTCCTCGTCAACACCATCGGCTCCTACTCGGGCACGACCGCGTGGGGCATCAACGCCTTCGGCGAGGGCGCGCGCCTGCAGGTGACCGCCGACGGGGCATGGACGATCACCATCAGCCCGATGGGGTCGGCCCCGACCGCCGCAGAGTCGGGAACCGGCGACGCCGTGTTCCTCTACGACGGAGGCGCCGCGGCCCTGACCGCCACCCATGACGGCGAGCGCAACTTCGCGATCCTCGAAGAGACCTCGGAAGCGTTCAACATGGGGCTCCTGGTGAACGAGATCGGCACCTACTCGGGCACCGTCCCACTCTCGGCCGGACCGTCGGTCGTCACCGTGACCGCCGATGGCAACTGGACGCTCGTCATCGAGTGA
- a CDS encoding AAA family ATPase, protein MDLLKGIAFAGYRSFASSQLAVLAPLSKVNLIAGQNNTGKSNVLRVIADAVNGSTKAATWDRPFSDAEHRPIRLFAHNLDEVVSWVTDPGRVQDFRRKLREFASALSELTLDSQSDFVWLAAPSDPSAAWLYPEWARTIGADHFARELSSGLTNTSGGSLGDDALRVIERIAGSQPKLAAAYRVEGVREISTDSDDEPDLNGRSIKRRLLELQAPSSQKLADKEKFQQIQDFVRAVMDDDTVTIDVPHDLSTIHVTQGGRTLPIEYVGTGVHEVVILAAAATIVQDSVVCIEEPEVHLHPVLQRKLLRYLAESTSNQYFIATHSAHMLDSELGSIFHVTRRDGQSTVRYAGSARERAAVCADLGYRPSDLVQTNAIVWVEGPSDRTYLKHLIDKLQPGAFIEGTHYSVMFYGGSLLSELSPLDREEVDEFISLRALNRYMAIVIDSDKKRASAKLNASKTRVIESLGEGEESGLAWVTAGYTIENYVPEQTLSEAIKQAHPSTANTTFSDQARWQNPLDPDRIGIRQPSKTAIAREAVRRWGDEWPLDLKKRVGALIALIERANANA, encoded by the coding sequence GTGGACCTACTCAAAGGGATCGCCTTCGCGGGGTACCGAAGCTTCGCATCCAGCCAGCTCGCAGTGCTTGCACCGCTTTCGAAGGTCAACCTGATCGCGGGCCAAAACAACACCGGGAAGTCAAATGTGCTCCGGGTGATCGCCGACGCGGTCAATGGCTCCACGAAGGCAGCCACGTGGGATCGGCCCTTCAGCGATGCGGAGCACAGGCCCATCAGGCTTTTCGCTCACAACCTGGACGAAGTGGTCTCGTGGGTCACGGATCCAGGTCGAGTACAAGATTTTCGCCGCAAGCTGCGCGAGTTTGCCTCTGCTCTGTCAGAGCTGACTCTCGATAGCCAATCGGACTTCGTGTGGCTGGCGGCACCGTCTGACCCATCGGCTGCCTGGCTATACCCGGAATGGGCTCGGACTATCGGCGCAGACCACTTTGCACGCGAGCTCTCTAGCGGATTGACAAACACGTCGGGTGGGAGTCTCGGCGATGACGCGCTTCGTGTGATTGAGAGAATTGCCGGCAGCCAGCCAAAGCTGGCTGCCGCCTACCGTGTTGAAGGTGTCCGGGAGATCTCGACCGACAGCGATGACGAGCCAGATCTGAATGGTCGAAGCATCAAGCGGAGGTTGCTCGAGCTTCAGGCGCCCAGCTCCCAGAAGTTGGCCGACAAGGAGAAGTTCCAGCAGATTCAGGACTTCGTGCGAGCCGTGATGGATGACGACACCGTCACGATCGACGTTCCTCACGACCTCTCGACGATTCACGTGACCCAGGGCGGGCGGACATTGCCGATCGAGTACGTCGGCACCGGCGTGCACGAGGTCGTGATTCTTGCGGCGGCAGCGACAATCGTTCAAGACTCTGTGGTCTGTATTGAGGAGCCGGAGGTTCATCTCCACCCCGTTCTCCAGCGCAAGCTACTTCGCTATCTCGCCGAGAGCACATCGAATCAGTACTTCATCGCCACACATTCGGCTCACATGCTCGACTCGGAGCTTGGCTCGATATTCCATGTGACGCGGCGCGACGGACAGTCAACCGTTCGCTACGCTGGCTCGGCTCGGGAGAGAGCGGCGGTGTGCGCGGACCTGGGGTACCGCCCATCCGACCTCGTACAAACAAACGCAATTGTCTGGGTTGAGGGACCCTCCGACCGCACCTACCTGAAGCATCTGATCGACAAGCTGCAGCCCGGTGCCTTCATCGAAGGCACGCACTACTCGGTGATGTTCTACGGCGGGTCGCTTCTGAGCGAGCTGTCACCGTTGGATCGCGAGGAAGTCGATGAGTTCATCTCACTCCGTGCCCTCAATCGCTACATGGCGATCGTTATCGACTCTGACAAGAAGCGCGCCAGCGCGAAGCTGAATGCGAGCAAGACCCGAGTGATCGAGTCGCTCGGTGAGGGCGAGGAGTCGGGACTCGCGTGGGTCACCGCGGGATACACGATCGAGAACTACGTTCCCGAGCAGACTCTCTCCGAAGCCATCAAGCAAGCGCACCCCAGCACGGCAAACACCACATTTTCCGATCAAGCGCGGTGGCAGAACCCGCTCGACCCTGATCGGATCGGCATTCGACAACCGAGCAAGACCGCGATCGCGAGAGAGGCAGTTCGGCGATGGGGGGACGAGTGGCCTCTCGATCTCAAGAAGCGGGTTGGCGCGCTCATCGCCCTCATCGAGCGAGCGAATGCGAATGCATAG
- a CDS encoding SRPBCC family protein, whose translation MGAGRASEHRHVRSILVSAPVAEVFDHISEPRNFVAADPANVELKNVEMKAEGSGSTWETSFRVAGMPVHARWTRREFQRNNRIVDHASTGMTWTFETAAEGPATRLTVSFAPETRSGVINAILDRTATSEEPQLEAMVEAYRDAIESA comes from the coding sequence ATGGGAGCAGGGCGCGCTTCAGAGCACCGACATGTACGGAGCATCCTGGTCAGCGCACCTGTGGCAGAGGTGTTTGATCACATTTCTGAACCTCGCAACTTCGTCGCCGCCGATCCGGCGAACGTTGAGCTGAAGAATGTCGAGATGAAGGCCGAAGGCAGCGGCTCAACCTGGGAGACGTCCTTCCGGGTTGCGGGCATGCCTGTGCACGCCCGATGGACGCGTCGGGAGTTCCAGCGGAACAACCGAATCGTCGATCATGCATCGACGGGCATGACGTGGACCTTCGAGACCGCGGCGGAAGGACCCGCTACGCGACTCACGGTGAGCTTCGCCCCTGAAACGAGGTCAGGGGTCATCAACGCGATTCTCGACCGCACCGCCACGAGCGAGGAGCCTCAACTCGAGGCAATGGTTGAGGCCTACCGCGACGCGATCGAGTCGGCGTAG